One segment of Daphnia magna isolate NIES linkage group LG2, ASM2063170v1.1, whole genome shotgun sequence DNA contains the following:
- the LOC116915623 gene encoding collagen alpha-1(I) chain isoform X1 produces the protein MFAEMSTTILLVTVPLLVVNFLFIAVAISPRQIVERKPISEDAWASLNSYRESDPRHYLAEEIANIKRIRQELELLLDSFLSLNITCGVCPPGPPGPPVTTRIRREAKNVHRGGGYQGGGHGGGGYGGGGGGYGGSGGGYGGGGGSQKGKGGGNKGKGGGGGGSPGPPGPPGPPGPPGRNGHDGEKGDPGEDGHPGSKGSPGERGPPGKDGAPGPKGPPGEKGQAGKDGSNGENGDDGKDGSPGEPGPKGPKGDPGFPGFPGKGGIPGLDGIPGDKGEDGSPGEPGPQGPKGEEGPKGSPGEDGATGPEGPSGHPGKDGTPGEKGSTGSTGPTGPVGPSGSNGKDGSPGEKGSTGDTGPPGKDGSPGPKGPPGEKGETGDSGAVGLAGLPGDPGKAGWPGPQGPTGPKGDTGNDGPAGKEGPTGPEGPTGPRGPHGSPGKDGKDGHPGPIGAPGANGVPGPAGPQGKAGPPGFTGSPGHPGQIGHIGHIGPAGPQGKAGPVGPPGKAGPEGKSGPKGKDGSPGPPGRPGERGPPGPGGKAGPSTSGNYVQYRAPNVKSNSGGKQISPGTSGLFGSSYLSPQSGKRSPVTEQTHPAGSVSQNNASQQKEPKAPSSGVKSNGTPFAGGFGTSISFVDFWK, from the exons ATGTTTGCCGAAATGTCTACCACCATATTGTTG GTAACCGTCCCACTTTTGGTGGTAAACTTCCTCTTTATTGCTGTGGCCATCTCGCCACGACAAATAGTTGAAAGGAAACCCATTTCAGAAGATGCTTGGGCCTCTTTAAACTCCTACCGGGAATCGGATCCTCGTCATTATCTGGCCGAGGAGATAGCAAACATTAAAAGAATTCGGCAAGAATTGGAGCTTCTCCTTGATTCTTTCCTTTCACTTAACATCACATGTGGTGTATGTCCTCCTGGACCGCCTGGGCCTCCTGTAACTACGCGAATACGAAGAG AAGCGAAAAATGTTCATCGTGGTGGAGGCTACCAAGGAGGAGGTCACGGAGGTGGAGGCTATGGTGGAGGTGGCGGAGGCTATGGTGGAAGTGGCGGAGGCTATGGTGGAGGTGGCGGAAGTCAGAAGGGAAAAGGCGGAGGCAATAAAGGAAAAGGTGGAGGTGGTGGGGGTTCACCCGGTCCTCCGGGCCCACCTGGACCTCCAGGTCCACCTGGTAGAAACGGGCATGACGGAGAAAAAGGGGATCCTGGTGAAGACGGGCATCCTGGATCAAAAGGCTCACCAGGTGAAAGAGGACCACCGGGAAAAGATGGGGCTCCCGGGCCGAAAGGGCCACCAGGAGAAAAGGGCCAAGCGGGCAAAGATGGATCGAACGGAGAAAATGGCGATGACGGCAAAGATGGGTCTCCCGGAGAACCAGGCCCAAAAGGGCCCAAAGGAGATCCTGGTTTTCCTG GTTTTCCTGGTAAAGGTGGAATTCCAGGATTGGACGGAATCCCTGGCGATAAGGGAGAAGATGGCTCTCCTGGAGAACCAGGCCCACAAGGACCCAAAGGAGAGGAAGGGCCCAAAG GAAGTCCCGGGGAAGACGGAGCTACAGGACCAGAGGGACCCAGCGGACATCCAGGAAAGGATGGTACTCCAGGCGAAAAAGGCTCTACGGGCTCTACGGGACCAACCGGACCAGTTGGCCCGAGTGGCTCCAACGGCAAAGACGGATCACCGGGAGAAAAAGGTTCAACAGGTGATACAGGTCCACCAGGGAAAGACGGATCCCCGGGGCCTAAAGGTCCTCCTGGCGAAAAAG GTGAAACTGGAGACTCTGGAGCTGTTGGTTTGGCCGGACTTCCAGGCGATCCCGGAAAAGCTGGCTGGCCTGGTCCTCAAGGTCCAACTGGGCCCAAAGGAGATACCGGAAACGACG GGCCTGCAGGTAAAGAAGGCCCTACAGGGCCAGAAGGTCCAACCGGTCCGAGGG GGCCTCACGGGTCACCTGGTAAAGATGGGAAAGACGGTCATCCAGGCCCAATAGGTGCTCCGGGTGCCAACGGAGTACCCGGCCCTGCCGGTCCACAAGGTAAGGCTGGGCCTCCCGGTTTTACTGGGTCTCCTGGACATCCAGGCCAAATAGGACATATCGGTCACATAGGACCTGCAGGGCCACAAGGAAAAGCAGGCCCCGTAGGTCCACCAGGCAAAGCAGGTCCAGAGGGAAAGAGTGGACCTAAAG GTAAAGACGGTTCACCAGGACCTCCCGGTCGGCCTGGAGAACGTGGCCCACCTGGGCCAGGCGGGAAAGCCGGACCATCAACGTCAGGGAATTACGTACAATATCGAGCACCAAACGTAAAGAGCAATTCCGGGGGGAAACAAATCTCACCTGGAACTTCCGGGCTATTTGGTTCTTCGTACCTTTCGCCCCAAAGCGGAAAACGTTCTCCTGTTACGGAACAGACGCATCCTGCTGGATCCGTGTCGCAAAACAATGCGTCGCAACAGAAAGAACCCAAAGCGCCAAGTTCTGGCGTCAAATCGAACGGTACGCCATTCGCCGGAGGGTTTGGAACTTCAATTTCATTTGTAGACTTCTGGAAATAG
- the LOC116915623 gene encoding collagen alpha-1(I) chain isoform X2: MVVLHLKVTVPLLVVNFLFIAVAISPRQIVERKPISEDAWASLNSYRESDPRHYLAEEIANIKRIRQELELLLDSFLSLNITCGVCPPGPPGPPVTTRIRREAKNVHRGGGYQGGGHGGGGYGGGGGGYGGSGGGYGGGGGSQKGKGGGNKGKGGGGGGSPGPPGPPGPPGPPGRNGHDGEKGDPGEDGHPGSKGSPGERGPPGKDGAPGPKGPPGEKGQAGKDGSNGENGDDGKDGSPGEPGPKGPKGDPGFPGFPGKGGIPGLDGIPGDKGEDGSPGEPGPQGPKGEEGPKGSPGEDGATGPEGPSGHPGKDGTPGEKGSTGSTGPTGPVGPSGSNGKDGSPGEKGSTGDTGPPGKDGSPGPKGPPGEKGETGDSGAVGLAGLPGDPGKAGWPGPQGPTGPKGDTGNDGPAGKEGPTGPEGPTGPRGPHGSPGKDGKDGHPGPIGAPGANGVPGPAGPQGKAGPPGFTGSPGHPGQIGHIGHIGPAGPQGKAGPVGPPGKAGPEGKSGPKGKDGSPGPPGRPGERGPPGPGGKAGPSTSGNYVQYRAPNVKSNSGGKQISPGTSGLFGSSYLSPQSGKRSPVTEQTHPAGSVSQNNASQQKEPKAPSSGVKSNGTPFAGGFGTSISFVDFWK, encoded by the exons ATGGTCGTGCTTCATCTTAAG GTAACCGTCCCACTTTTGGTGGTAAACTTCCTCTTTATTGCTGTGGCCATCTCGCCACGACAAATAGTTGAAAGGAAACCCATTTCAGAAGATGCTTGGGCCTCTTTAAACTCCTACCGGGAATCGGATCCTCGTCATTATCTGGCCGAGGAGATAGCAAACATTAAAAGAATTCGGCAAGAATTGGAGCTTCTCCTTGATTCTTTCCTTTCACTTAACATCACATGTGGTGTATGTCCTCCTGGACCGCCTGGGCCTCCTGTAACTACGCGAATACGAAGAG AAGCGAAAAATGTTCATCGTGGTGGAGGCTACCAAGGAGGAGGTCACGGAGGTGGAGGCTATGGTGGAGGTGGCGGAGGCTATGGTGGAAGTGGCGGAGGCTATGGTGGAGGTGGCGGAAGTCAGAAGGGAAAAGGCGGAGGCAATAAAGGAAAAGGTGGAGGTGGTGGGGGTTCACCCGGTCCTCCGGGCCCACCTGGACCTCCAGGTCCACCTGGTAGAAACGGGCATGACGGAGAAAAAGGGGATCCTGGTGAAGACGGGCATCCTGGATCAAAAGGCTCACCAGGTGAAAGAGGACCACCGGGAAAAGATGGGGCTCCCGGGCCGAAAGGGCCACCAGGAGAAAAGGGCCAAGCGGGCAAAGATGGATCGAACGGAGAAAATGGCGATGACGGCAAAGATGGGTCTCCCGGAGAACCAGGCCCAAAAGGGCCCAAAGGAGATCCTGGTTTTCCTG GTTTTCCTGGTAAAGGTGGAATTCCAGGATTGGACGGAATCCCTGGCGATAAGGGAGAAGATGGCTCTCCTGGAGAACCAGGCCCACAAGGACCCAAAGGAGAGGAAGGGCCCAAAG GAAGTCCCGGGGAAGACGGAGCTACAGGACCAGAGGGACCCAGCGGACATCCAGGAAAGGATGGTACTCCAGGCGAAAAAGGCTCTACGGGCTCTACGGGACCAACCGGACCAGTTGGCCCGAGTGGCTCCAACGGCAAAGACGGATCACCGGGAGAAAAAGGTTCAACAGGTGATACAGGTCCACCAGGGAAAGACGGATCCCCGGGGCCTAAAGGTCCTCCTGGCGAAAAAG GTGAAACTGGAGACTCTGGAGCTGTTGGTTTGGCCGGACTTCCAGGCGATCCCGGAAAAGCTGGCTGGCCTGGTCCTCAAGGTCCAACTGGGCCCAAAGGAGATACCGGAAACGACG GGCCTGCAGGTAAAGAAGGCCCTACAGGGCCAGAAGGTCCAACCGGTCCGAGGG GGCCTCACGGGTCACCTGGTAAAGATGGGAAAGACGGTCATCCAGGCCCAATAGGTGCTCCGGGTGCCAACGGAGTACCCGGCCCTGCCGGTCCACAAGGTAAGGCTGGGCCTCCCGGTTTTACTGGGTCTCCTGGACATCCAGGCCAAATAGGACATATCGGTCACATAGGACCTGCAGGGCCACAAGGAAAAGCAGGCCCCGTAGGTCCACCAGGCAAAGCAGGTCCAGAGGGAAAGAGTGGACCTAAAG GTAAAGACGGTTCACCAGGACCTCCCGGTCGGCCTGGAGAACGTGGCCCACCTGGGCCAGGCGGGAAAGCCGGACCATCAACGTCAGGGAATTACGTACAATATCGAGCACCAAACGTAAAGAGCAATTCCGGGGGGAAACAAATCTCACCTGGAACTTCCGGGCTATTTGGTTCTTCGTACCTTTCGCCCCAAAGCGGAAAACGTTCTCCTGTTACGGAACAGACGCATCCTGCTGGATCCGTGTCGCAAAACAATGCGTCGCAACAGAAAGAACCCAAAGCGCCAAGTTCTGGCGTCAAATCGAACGGTACGCCATTCGCCGGAGGGTTTGGAACTTCAATTTCATTTGTAGACTTCTGGAAATAG